A window of the Acidobacteriota bacterium genome harbors these coding sequences:
- a CDS encoding AF1514 family protein: MRDPLHTEHIVAPPGGLDFAAAKALADAAAAKRLNGPICLSWYDRANDRESPAHASECHGDCEMPGYVEYAATRGAELKILINDGAYVFCYRPLGEFDDG; encoded by the coding sequence ATGCGTGATCCGCTCCACACCGAACACATCGTGGCGCCGCCTGGCGGACTCGACTTCGCGGCCGCCAAGGCGCTGGCCGACGCGGCGGCGGCAAAGAGGCTGAACGGGCCGATCTGTCTTTCGTGGTACGACCGGGCCAACGACCGTGAATCGCCGGCCCACGCCAGCGAGTGCCACGGCGATTGCGAGATGCCGGGGTATGTCGAGTACGCCGCCACCCGAGGTGCGGAACTCAAAATCTTGATCAATGACGGCGCTTACGTCTTCTGCTACCGGCCGCTCGGTGAATTCGACGACGGCTGA
- a CDS encoding ABC transporter ATP-binding protein, whose product MDKIVKLEHVSRSFHRGDEVVLALADLSLSLAEGEMVALVGPSGCGKSTALNIVAAVDRPDGGTVRVCGIDVAAANEEDLVTLRRRRIGMVFQAFHLVPHLTVEENIALPLALDHRRDPARVSELIERVGLGHRRRHYPSELSGGEQQRTAVSRALVHRPRVLVADEPTGNLDSRTGSDVVALLDELRRDEQAALLLATHDAKVAAVADTVLELADGRVVG is encoded by the coding sequence ATGGATAAGATTGTCAAGCTCGAGCACGTGAGCCGCAGCTTCCACCGCGGCGATGAGGTAGTGCTGGCACTGGCCGATCTTTCGCTCTCCCTGGCAGAGGGTGAGATGGTGGCGCTGGTCGGGCCCTCGGGCTGCGGCAAATCGACCGCGCTCAATATCGTCGCCGCGGTCGATCGGCCTGACGGCGGCACGGTCCGGGTGTGTGGGATCGATGTGGCCGCCGCTAACGAAGAAGATCTCGTCACCTTGAGGCGCCGCCGCATCGGCATGGTCTTCCAGGCCTTTCACCTCGTGCCGCACCTGACGGTGGAGGAGAACATCGCCCTGCCGCTCGCCCTCGACCACCGGCGCGATCCGGCGCGGGTCTCCGAGCTGATCGAGCGGGTCGGGCTCGGTCATCGGCGCCGGCACTATCCCTCGGAGCTGTCGGGCGGCGAGCAGCAGCGCACCGCGGTTTCCCGCGCGCTGGTCCATCGGCCACGGGTGCTGGTCGCCGACGAGCCGACCGGCAACCTCGACAGCCGGACCGGGTCCGACGTGGTTGCCCTGCTTGATGAGCTGCGTCGCGACGAGCAGGCCGCGCTGCTGCTGGCGACTCACGACGCCAAGGTCGCGGCAGTCGCCGATACCGTTCTCGAGCTGGCCGACGGCCGGGTCGTCGGCTGA
- a CDS encoding ABC transporter permease, whose product MILRALFLRPILRRPWRVVVTVIGVAAGVAAVVSTVAASRAAIASFSEGVEEVAGAARLEVTQPGGLPEQVFGALRPLAGNALIVPVVEESVLLVELEDGVRLLGIDVLIDAQVRPVFGADDRPPDLETTLLGSGALISRPLAARLGVAQGDQLTVSADGRPRSVEIVALFEAEDLSAVWERVVVMDVAAAQELLGLIGRLDRIELVPRKGVDIDRLRERALRLVPAGATVEEPSQRRRFADQMLASLRFNLVALSAISLLVGGVLVATTLATSVVQRRYVVALLRSLGASRRQVAAAILAEALAIGALGGVLGVAAGFGGARLALASVRFTVASVVRGIPASDIRFDPQLALLGILVALVTALAAAVLPLLEVTAIPPLQGLRPVAPRRLAARARLTAAAILSLILVAAAILTRAPALWDLPMAALLAALLVMVAVLVGSGVLLDSLARLGHLPFARLRAVALQLAAAALSAGRRRAAWAAGSVGVAVALAVAIATMVSSFRSTVESWTESGLRADVWVRPLAAATGVWVGRLDPEIVTIAEELFGPETVDPFYSQTISYRGRPVSFAGAAFDVVQHFGSVPFPGRDSGAVFAEALRRGGAVINEPFATRFGIAEGERLRLDLPGGVLEPEVVGIFRDYSRSHGLVVVDRQDFLRFFPDRGPDDMALFLPPEIDAAVARQRMLDAVRGKFLIDALLNRQLKGAVLDAFERTFAITTAMYLVAAVVAVVSVAAVLFTLVGERRRELATVRAVGGSRLQLMSMVVAEAGLLGVAAATAGTLAGLVVGVILVKVVNLQSFGWSLELVLPWASLAELALWVVSACLIAGLPPAFIAAKLQPAMVLREEG is encoded by the coding sequence ATGATCCTTCGTGCCCTCTTCTTGCGCCCGATCCTGCGTCGCCCTTGGCGCGTCGTCGTCACCGTGATCGGGGTTGCGGCCGGGGTCGCCGCGGTGGTGTCGACGGTTGCTGCCAGCCGAGCCGCGATCGCCTCCTTCTCCGAGGGGGTAGAGGAGGTGGCGGGCGCTGCGCGGCTCGAGGTGACGCAGCCCGGCGGGCTGCCCGAGCAGGTGTTTGGCGCGCTGCGGCCGTTGGCCGGCAACGCGCTCATCGTGCCAGTGGTCGAGGAGAGTGTGCTGCTGGTCGAGTTGGAGGACGGCGTGCGACTGCTCGGCATCGATGTGCTGATCGACGCCCAGGTCCGCCCTGTGTTCGGCGCTGACGACCGGCCTCCAGATCTCGAAACGACGCTGCTCGGCTCCGGTGCGCTGATTTCACGACCCCTCGCCGCACGCCTCGGGGTGGCGCAAGGAGATCAATTGACCGTCTCGGCTGACGGCAGACCGCGATCGGTCGAGATCGTGGCGTTGTTCGAGGCCGAAGATCTGTCGGCGGTGTGGGAACGGGTGGTGGTGATGGACGTCGCCGCGGCCCAGGAGCTGCTCGGTCTCATCGGCCGGCTCGATCGTATCGAGCTGGTGCCGCGAAAAGGTGTTGACATCGACCGTCTGCGCGAACGTGCGCTGCGGCTCGTGCCCGCCGGCGCCACCGTCGAGGAGCCCTCCCAACGTCGTCGTTTCGCCGACCAGATGCTCGCCTCGTTGCGTTTCAATCTGGTCGCACTGTCGGCGATCTCACTTCTGGTCGGCGGCGTTCTGGTCGCGACCACCCTTGCCACCTCGGTGGTCCAGCGCCGTTACGTGGTCGCGCTGCTGCGTTCACTTGGAGCGTCGCGTCGCCAGGTCGCGGCGGCGATCCTTGCCGAGGCGCTGGCGATCGGAGCGCTGGGCGGTGTGCTCGGAGTTGCGGCCGGCTTCGGCGGTGCCCGACTCGCGCTGGCCAGCGTCCGCTTCACCGTCGCTTCGGTGGTGCGCGGCATCCCCGCCTCCGACATCCGCTTCGATCCACAGCTGGCGCTGCTCGGCATTCTGGTCGCCCTGGTCACCGCGTTGGCCGCAGCCGTGCTGCCGCTGCTCGAGGTGACAGCGATTCCGCCGCTGCAGGGTCTGCGTCCGGTCGCGCCGCGACGGCTGGCCGCCAGAGCCCGACTCACTGCCGCGGCGATACTGAGCCTGATCCTGGTCGCGGCCGCGATCCTGACGCGGGCGCCCGCGCTGTGGGATCTGCCGATGGCCGCGCTGCTGGCCGCGCTGCTGGTGATGGTCGCCGTGCTGGTTGGTTCGGGCGTTCTGCTCGACTCGCTCGCGCGCCTCGGCCATCTGCCATTCGCGCGACTGCGTGCGGTGGCGCTGCAGCTCGCGGCAGCGGCGCTGTCGGCCGGTCGACGGCGGGCGGCATGGGCGGCCGGCTCGGTCGGGGTGGCGGTGGCGCTGGCGGTCGCGATCGCGACCATGGTGAGCTCGTTCCGCAGCACGGTCGAGAGCTGGACCGAGTCCGGTCTGCGGGCGGACGTCTGGGTGCGGCCGCTGGCGGCCGCGACCGGCGTCTGGGTGGGTCGTCTCGATCCCGAGATCGTGACCATTGCCGAGGAGCTCTTCGGCCCGGAAACGGTCGATCCCTTCTACTCGCAGACCATCTCCTATCGCGGCCGGCCTGTGAGCTTTGCCGGCGCCGCCTTCGACGTTGTCCAGCACTTCGGTAGCGTGCCGTTTCCAGGGCGCGATTCGGGCGCGGTCTTCGCCGAAGCGCTGCGGCGTGGCGGCGCGGTGATCAACGAGCCCTTCGCCACCCGATTCGGCATTGCCGAGGGTGAACGTTTGCGGCTCGATCTCCCTGGCGGCGTGCTCGAACCGGAGGTGGTCGGCATTTTTCGCGACTACTCGCGCTCGCACGGCCTGGTGGTGGTGGACCGACAGGACTTCCTGCGCTTCTTTCCTGACCGCGGCCCCGATGACATGGCGTTGTTCCTGCCGCCGGAGATCGATGCGGCGGTGGCCCGTCAGCGCATGCTCGACGCCGTGCGAGGAAAATTCTTAATCGACGCACTTCTCAACCGCCAGCTCAAGGGGGCAGTGCTCGACGCCTTCGAACGAACCTTTGCGATCACCACCGCGATGTACCTGGTGGCGGCAGTGGTCGCGGTGGTGTCGGTTGCGGCGGTGCTCTTCACCCTGGTCGGCGAACGTCGGCGTGAGCTGGCGACAGTACGAGCGGTCGGTGGATCACGCCTGCAGCTAATGTCGATGGTAGTGGCAGAGGCGGGCCTTCTCGGGGTGGCGGCGGCCACCGCCGGCACGTTGGCCGGCCTGGTGGTCGGGGTGATTCTGGTCAAGGTGGTCAACTTGCAGTCCTTCGGCTGGTCCCTGGAGCTGGTCCTGCCGTGGGCCTCGTTGGCCGAACTGGCGCTGTGGGTGGTCTCGGCCTGCTTGATCGCTGGACTGCCGCCGGCTTTCATCGCAGCCAAGCTGCAGCCGGCGATGGTGCTGCGAGAGGAGGGGTGA
- a CDS encoding carotenoid 1,2-hydratase, protein MVRAASKLLLAVTALAVTSTVIAEEPQWRQVSGPPELSFPRDHGAHFEYRTEWWYVTGLVADAQQRRYGFQITFFRQGIEPGDPRPDESSLRARQIVAAHLAIADISAQQFHHAERLRRIAGGLAGASQTHLEVWLEDWRMVRADDGLITMTAHDPEQGIGLDLELRPQRGLVRHGDRGYSRKGDATGNASIYLSWTRLQVAGEIEVEGALRKVQGAAWFDHEWGTSQLGAGVVGWDWFSLRLDDGRDLMLYRLRRSDGGVDPRSSGTVVGADGVVSILVPKDVDIDVLKRWTSPATGARYPIRWRLRIPAHDVDLDVRALLADAELDGSVTTGVIYWEGPVEAAGTQNGEGYVEMTGYAGTLEGLF, encoded by the coding sequence ATGGTCCGCGCGGCCAGCAAGCTGCTGCTGGCGGTGACCGCTCTGGCGGTGACCTCGACGGTGATCGCTGAGGAGCCGCAGTGGCGGCAGGTGAGCGGCCCACCAGAGCTTTCCTTTCCCCGCGATCACGGTGCCCACTTCGAGTACCGCACCGAATGGTGGTACGTGACCGGGCTGGTGGCCGATGCGCAGCAGCGGCGCTACGGCTTTCAGATCACCTTCTTCCGCCAGGGCATCGAGCCCGGCGACCCGAGGCCCGACGAGTCGAGCCTGCGGGCGCGCCAGATCGTCGCCGCCCACCTCGCCATCGCCGACATCTCGGCGCAGCAATTCCACCACGCCGAGCGGCTGCGTCGTATCGCCGGCGGTCTCGCCGGTGCGTCGCAGACCCATCTCGAGGTGTGGCTCGAGGATTGGCGGATGGTGCGTGCAGACGACGGGTTGATCACCATGACGGCGCACGATCCCGAGCAGGGCATCGGCCTCGATCTCGAGCTGCGCCCGCAGCGCGGGCTGGTGCGCCACGGCGACCGTGGCTACTCGCGCAAGGGTGATGCGACTGGAAATGCCTCGATCTATCTGAGCTGGACCAGGCTCCAAGTGGCCGGCGAAATCGAGGTTGAAGGCGCTCTACGGAAAGTGCAAGGCGCGGCATGGTTCGATCACGAATGGGGCACCTCCCAGCTCGGTGCTGGGGTGGTCGGCTGGGACTGGTTCAGCCTCCGGCTCGATGACGGACGCGATCTGATGCTCTATCGTCTGCGGCGCTCGGATGGAGGGGTCGACCCGCGCTCGTCGGGCACCGTGGTCGGCGCCGACGGCGTGGTCTCGATCCTCGTACCTAAGGATGTCGACATTGATGTTCTCAAACGATGGACGAGCCCCGCCACTGGTGCCCGCTATCCGATTCGGTGGCGGCTCCGGATCCCGGCCCACGATGTCGATTTGGACGTGCGTGCCCTGCTGGCCGACGCTGAGCTCGACGGCTCCGTCACAACCGGCGTCATCTACTGGGAGGGTCCGGTCGAGGCTGCGGGCACGCAGAATGGCGAAGGATACGTCGAGATGACGGGATACGCCGGCACGCTCGAGGGTCTGTTTTGA
- a CDS encoding DUF523 and DUF1722 domain-containing protein: MHEANLPEPSWRPWHDDEPIRLGISSCLLGAKVRFDGGHKRDRYLTDVLGEWFQWVAVCPELDIGLGVPRPTIRLVEGGDNPRLVEPKSGEDLTERMETYSYQKVDELMAKDLDGYILKRASPSCGMERVKVYTEAGMPLKTGAGVFARILMEKWPHLPVEEEGRLNDAMLRVRFIEHVFCRHRWRMLVRRGLSRRSLIEFHTAHKLLLRAHNEAGYRRLGKIVASAGTIPDAELFQAYEDEFHTVLKNRATRKRHTNVLYHVLGYLKKVLDPFEKQEAVALIEDYRNELVPLIVPITLLRHHITKHGIVYMQGQLYLEPHPRELMLRNRV, encoded by the coding sequence ATGCATGAAGCCAACTTACCCGAACCCTCGTGGCGCCCCTGGCACGACGACGAGCCGATCCGGCTCGGCATTTCGTCTTGCCTCCTCGGTGCCAAGGTCCGCTTCGATGGCGGTCATAAACGCGATCGCTACCTCACCGACGTTCTCGGCGAGTGGTTTCAGTGGGTGGCGGTGTGTCCCGAGCTCGATATAGGCCTCGGCGTGCCGCGGCCAACCATCCGTTTGGTCGAGGGGGGCGACAACCCACGTCTCGTGGAACCGAAATCGGGTGAAGACCTGACCGAAAGGATGGAGACCTACTCGTATCAAAAGGTCGACGAGTTGATGGCCAAGGACCTCGACGGCTACATCCTCAAGCGCGCCTCCCCGAGCTGTGGCATGGAGCGGGTCAAGGTCTACACCGAGGCCGGCATGCCGCTGAAGACTGGTGCCGGGGTCTTCGCCCGCATCTTGATGGAGAAATGGCCCCACCTGCCGGTCGAGGAGGAGGGACGCCTCAACGACGCGATGCTGCGGGTGAGATTTATCGAACACGTCTTCTGCCGTCACCGCTGGCGAATGCTGGTCAGGCGCGGGCTGAGCCGTCGCAGCCTGATCGAGTTTCACACCGCGCACAAGCTGCTGCTCCGGGCGCACAACGAGGCCGGCTATCGTCGGCTGGGGAAGATCGTCGCTTCCGCCGGCACCATTCCGGATGCCGAGCTTTTTCAGGCCTACGAGGATGAATTCCACACGGTGCTCAAGAATCGGGCGACACGGAAGCGCCACACCAACGTGCTCTACCACGTGCTGGGTTATCTGAAAAAGGTCCTCGACCCCTTCGAAAAGCAGGAGGCGGTGGCGCTGATCGAGGACTATCGCAACGAGCTCGTGCCGCTGATCGTGCCGATCACACTGCTACGCCACCACATCACCAAACACGGTATCGTGTACATGCAGGGCCAGCTCTACCTCGAACCGCACCCACGCGAGCTGATGCTGAGGAATCGCGTCTAA
- a CDS encoding aminotransferase class V-fold PLP-dependent enzyme: MGGQTRRSFATRAAATLSGAALLTAAGLETTLAETKDLLTSSSAGDIGTDYWRLVRRQFRLDPGLVYLNNASLGPSPALVADATETFRRTLDGFPSRYMWGGWSDEKETVREKAAGLLGASPEEIALIHNTTEGMNLVASSLDLEPGDEIILADHEHPSGTIPWQYWQEPQGVKLVRPTLPILPDDPEEIVEVYRRSITPRTRVISMCHVVNTNGMILPVKRVSAMARRHGILVAVDGAQAPGMINVDLHDLGCDFYAASAHKWLFSPKGVGVFFARKAKQQLLKPLIVARGWEDESIRRLENYNTRNLPEVLGLGVAFDFQNLVGPDRSQAQILALKKFFRRAIRDDPAFNIKTPSLDELSAGITTVEVVNREVVEVAKLLAERHRIDCRPMMSHGLNGLRISLSIFNSEDEIDFLVKALRRI; this comes from the coding sequence ATGGGTGGACAGACGCGCAGGAGCTTTGCGACACGTGCGGCCGCAACCCTCAGCGGTGCTGCATTGCTGACAGCGGCTGGTCTCGAAACGACTTTGGCCGAGACGAAAGACCTGTTGACCTCGTCTTCAGCGGGGGATATCGGTACCGATTATTGGCGTCTGGTGCGACGTCAGTTCCGGCTTGATCCGGGGCTCGTCTATCTCAACAACGCCTCCCTTGGGCCGTCGCCGGCGTTGGTCGCGGACGCGACAGAGACCTTTCGTCGTACGCTCGACGGTTTTCCGTCACGGTATATGTGGGGAGGCTGGTCAGACGAAAAAGAGACGGTCCGAGAGAAGGCGGCTGGGTTGCTTGGCGCCTCACCCGAGGAGATCGCCCTCATCCACAACACCACCGAGGGCATGAACCTCGTAGCCTCGAGCCTCGACCTCGAACCCGGAGACGAAATCATTCTCGCCGATCACGAGCACCCTTCCGGCACCATTCCATGGCAGTACTGGCAGGAACCGCAGGGCGTCAAGCTGGTGCGGCCAACGTTGCCAATTCTCCCCGATGATCCGGAAGAGATCGTTGAGGTATACCGCCGTTCGATCACGCCGCGCACCCGTGTGATTTCGATGTGCCACGTGGTCAACACCAACGGCATGATCCTACCGGTCAAAAGGGTGTCGGCGATGGCGCGGAGGCATGGCATCCTGGTCGCCGTGGACGGAGCCCAGGCACCGGGTATGATTAACGTTGACCTCCACGACCTCGGCTGTGACTTCTATGCCGCTTCGGCCCACAAGTGGCTCTTTTCGCCGAAGGGGGTTGGTGTGTTCTTCGCGCGTAAGGCGAAGCAGCAGCTGCTCAAGCCGTTGATCGTCGCTCGTGGCTGGGAGGATGAATCGATCCGCCGCCTCGAGAACTACAACACCCGCAACCTGCCCGAGGTGCTCGGCCTCGGGGTCGCATTCGATTTCCAAAATCTCGTCGGGCCTGACCGGAGCCAAGCACAGATCCTCGCGCTCAAGAAGTTCTTCCGAAGGGCAATCAGGGATGATCCTGCTTTCAATATCAAGACGCCGTCGCTAGACGAGCTCTCGGCCGGTATCACCACCGTCGAGGTCGTCAACCGTGAAGTTGTCGAGGTCGCGAAGCTGCTTGCCGAACGCCACCGCATCGACTGCCGGCCGATGATGAGCCATGGACTCAATGGCCTTCGCATTTCTCTGTCGATCTTCAACAGTGAAGACGAGATCGATTTTCTGGTGAAAGCGCTACGCAGGATTTGA
- a CDS encoding FAD-dependent oxidoreductase has product MPGGSDIRSAADRVAIIGAGLSGLVCARRLAEAGINVQVIEKARGPGGRMSTRRADEWRFDHGAQYFTARDPQFSQRVDSWRHLGLVERWAARIAVLDHGSIEVKGDSTERYVGVPGMNAVCRHLAAGLDITYGTEVAGLEKSAAGWCLTDRSGADIGLFDTVVVSAPAPQSARLLEHGAPEIATQANAAEMAPCWAAMVGFARPLKVAFDGAFVVGSPLSWVARNASKPGRPSGESWILHASPEWSQRHLEIERKHAADLLLESFNRALKQPVDLPVHLAAHRWRFALPTEPLAHACLAHPELRVVACGDWCGGPRVEGAFLSGHAAARLVAKFGLRPRQRLSGKLKGAD; this is encoded by the coding sequence ATGCCAGGAGGTTCTGATATCCGAAGTGCCGCCGACCGGGTCGCGATCATTGGCGCAGGTCTCTCGGGGCTCGTCTGTGCCCGACGCCTCGCCGAGGCCGGCATCAATGTGCAGGTCATCGAGAAGGCCCGCGGACCTGGAGGCCGCATGTCCACCCGTCGCGCTGACGAGTGGCGGTTCGACCACGGCGCCCAGTACTTCACGGCTCGAGACCCGCAATTTTCACAGCGGGTCGACTCGTGGCGGCACCTCGGTCTGGTTGAAAGGTGGGCCGCGAGGATCGCCGTGCTCGACCACGGTTCGATCGAAGTCAAAGGCGACAGTACCGAGAGATACGTCGGCGTGCCCGGGATGAATGCGGTCTGCCGTCACCTGGCGGCTGGACTCGACATCACCTACGGGACCGAGGTCGCAGGCCTCGAAAAGAGTGCAGCTGGCTGGTGTCTTACTGACCGCAGTGGAGCGGACATCGGCCTCTTCGACACGGTCGTGGTTTCAGCGCCAGCACCACAGTCGGCTCGCCTGCTCGAGCACGGTGCTCCCGAGATCGCGACCCAGGCCAACGCAGCGGAAATGGCACCGTGCTGGGCGGCCATGGTCGGATTCGCTCGACCACTCAAGGTCGCATTTGACGGCGCGTTTGTCGTCGGTTCTCCCCTCAGCTGGGTCGCCCGCAACGCATCCAAGCCGGGCCGGCCCAGTGGTGAAAGCTGGATCCTGCACGCCTCACCGGAGTGGTCGCAGCGCCACCTCGAGATTGAGCGAAAACATGCCGCTGATCTGCTCCTCGAGTCATTCAACCGCGCTCTCAAACAGCCGGTCGACTTGCCCGTCCATCTGGCTGCTCATCGCTGGAGATTCGCTCTGCCAACCGAGCCGCTCGCGCACGCGTGCCTTGCACACCCCGAGCTCCGGGTCGTCGCGTGCGGAGATTGGTGCGGTGGCCCGCGGGTCGAAGGGGCTTTTCTTTCCGGGCACGCGGCGGCACGCCTGGTCGCAAAGTTCGGTTTGCGCCCTCGACAGCGCCTCAGCGGAAAACTTAAAGGCGCGGACTGA
- a CDS encoding fasciclin domain-containing protein: protein MIKKTLLGCVAVSLMALPAAAHCGSCGVGEDHSHAAKVASSDIVAVASSAGSFSTLVAAVQAASLVDTLQSDGPFTVFAPTDDAFAKLPEGTIENLLANPNKLREILLYHVVPGKVTASEVIELSNATSAQGSDIEITVNNGSVMVDNANVIKTDVMASNGVIHVIDTVIIPSS from the coding sequence ATGATCAAAAAAACTCTTCTCGGCTGTGTAGCCGTTTCATTGATGGCACTTCCCGCTGCCGCTCACTGCGGATCGTGCGGGGTCGGCGAGGACCATAGCCACGCGGCGAAGGTGGCATCGTCCGACATCGTGGCGGTGGCCTCTTCAGCCGGCAGTTTCAGCACGTTGGTGGCCGCGGTACAGGCCGCGAGCCTGGTCGACACGCTGCAATCCGACGGACCGTTCACCGTCTTCGCACCAACCGATGATGCCTTCGCGAAGCTCCCGGAAGGAACGATCGAGAATCTCCTCGCCAATCCCAACAAGCTGAGGGAAATCCTGCTATACCACGTTGTCCCAGGCAAGGTCACCGCCTCTGAGGTGATCGAGCTTTCCAATGCAACCTCCGCGCAGGGATCCGATATCGAGATCACGGTGAACAACGGTTCGGTGATGGTCGACAATGCGAACGTGATCAAGACCGACGTCATGGCTTCGAACGGCGTCATCCACGTCATCGACACCGTAATCATCCCATCCAGCTAA
- a CDS encoding glutathione peroxidase — protein MKKQIAACFMAGCVLLASIGCGEGQDQPSAGPEPRQPLTRSTGSSGGIIDHTVESLTGETVDLGSFRGRPMLIVNTASKCGYTPQYAGLQELWERYDEGNLVVIGFPSNDFANQEPGTAEEIGNFCRLNYGVTFLMMAKVHTKGPNQALVYKTLTTESGDEFQGEIRWNFTKFLIDQDGRVVARFEPDADPLDERVISAIDSLLGDRNQQG, from the coding sequence ATGAAAAAACAGATTGCGGCATGTTTCATGGCCGGCTGCGTTTTGCTCGCATCGATTGGTTGTGGCGAGGGGCAGGACCAGCCAAGCGCCGGCCCTGAACCGCGGCAACCCCTGACCCGATCGACCGGGTCCTCGGGTGGGATCATCGATCACACCGTCGAGTCGTTGACGGGTGAAACGGTCGATCTCGGGTCCTTCCGCGGCCGCCCGATGCTGATCGTCAACACCGCCTCGAAGTGCGGCTACACGCCCCAGTATGCGGGCCTACAGGAGCTTTGGGAGCGCTACGATGAGGGCAATCTGGTCGTAATTGGATTCCCAAGCAACGATTTTGCCAATCAGGAACCTGGCACGGCTGAGGAAATCGGCAACTTCTGCCGCCTCAACTACGGCGTGACCTTTCTCATGATGGCAAAGGTGCACACCAAGGGCCCGAACCAGGCGTTGGTGTATAAAACGCTGACGACCGAAAGTGGAGATGAATTCCAAGGAGAGATTCGCTGGAACTTCACCAAGTTCTTGATCGACCAGGACGGTCGTGTCGTGGCGCGATTCGAGCCCGATGCGGATCCGCTCGATGAACGGGTGATTTCGGCGATCGATTCATTGTTGGGCGATCGGAACCAGCAGGGCTGA
- a CDS encoding pyridoxamine 5'-phosphate oxidase family protein, producing the protein MTRSMSEDRSHMEILREMLENQLLGVLGTHHDGEPYTSLVGFAATGDLKHLLFATGRATRKHANLAADSRASILIDTRTNQPADFTEAAAATAVGVVEEVTESELVEFDRVFLAKLPHLEGFVASPSCVRLRLRVTTYMVVTHFQHVIELHID; encoded by the coding sequence GTGACCAGGAGCATGAGCGAAGATCGGAGTCACATGGAGATCCTGCGCGAGATGCTGGAGAACCAGCTGCTCGGGGTCCTCGGCACGCATCATGACGGAGAGCCCTACACCAGCCTGGTCGGATTCGCGGCCACCGGCGACCTCAAACATCTGCTGTTCGCGACCGGTCGCGCAACCCGCAAGCACGCGAATCTCGCTGCCGATTCGCGAGCGTCGATATTGATCGACACCCGCACCAACCAACCGGCCGATTTCACCGAGGCTGCAGCCGCGACCGCAGTCGGCGTTGTCGAAGAGGTCACGGAATCCGAGCTGGTCGAGTTCGATCGCGTATTCCTGGCCAAGCTGCCCCACCTCGAGGGTTTCGTCGCCTCACCGAGCTGCGTGCGGCTGCGCCTCCGCGTGACAACCTACATGGTGGTGACGCATTTTCAGCACGTGATCGAGCTTCACATCGACTGA
- a CDS encoding thioredoxin family protein, translating into MLVELVESNFDACVMSEGIALIDCWAPWCAACKDYAPTFEAASERHASHTFAKLNTHDQSDLAKKLKVSHIPTTVLFRDGLLLLRQPGYLNADEIDQAISTAEGLDMAQVRADMEKRTKGEST; encoded by the coding sequence ATGCTGGTTGAGCTCGTCGAGTCGAATTTTGATGCTTGCGTGATGTCCGAGGGCATCGCGCTCATCGATTGCTGGGCGCCTTGGTGCGCGGCGTGCAAGGATTACGCTCCGACCTTCGAGGCTGCGTCCGAGCGGCACGCATCGCACACGTTTGCGAAGTTGAACACGCACGACCAGAGTGATCTCGCGAAGAAATTGAAGGTGAGCCATATACCGACGACAGTTCTTTTTCGAGATGGTTTGCTGCTGCTGCGGCAGCCGGGCTACTTGAACGCAGACGAGATCGATCAGGCCATCTCGACAGCGGAAGGTCTCGACATGGCGCAAGTCAGGGCCGACATGGAGAAGCGAACAAAGGGTGAGTCAACCTGA
- a CDS encoding peroxiredoxin, with translation MSMSFLVTKQAPDFTATAVLADNSFDEDFRLSSLRGTYVILFFYPLDFTFVCPTEILAFDEALEDFHSRDAEVVGVSVDSHFTHAAWKRTSVDNGGIGPIRFPLVADLSKDIARSYGVLLDDEVALRGLFLIDREGIVRHALVNDLPLGRNVDEALRLLDALRFHELRGDVCPANWNDGDEGIEESQDGIVDYLSKYAAEGE, from the coding sequence ATGAGCATGTCGTTCCTGGTCACCAAGCAGGCGCCGGATTTCACCGCGACTGCGGTCCTTGCCGACAACAGCTTCGACGAAGATTTCAGGCTGTCATCGCTCCGCGGCACCTATGTGATTCTGTTTTTCTATCCGCTGGATTTCACCTTCGTGTGTCCGACCGAGATCCTGGCCTTCGACGAGGCACTCGAGGATTTTCACAGCCGCGACGCGGAGGTCGTCGGGGTTTCGGTCGATTCCCACTTCACCCATGCGGCGTGGAAGCGCACCTCGGTCGACAACGGTGGCATCGGCCCGATTCGCTTTCCACTGGTGGCGGACCTGAGCAAGGACATTGCCCGCAGCTATGGTGTGCTTCTCGACGACGAGGTCGCGCTGCGAGGTCTCTTTCTGATCGATCGAGAGGGAATCGTTCGCCACGCTTTGGTCAACGATCTGCCGCTCGGCAGAAACGTCGACGAGGCCTTGCGACTGCTCGACGCATTGCGATTCCACGAGCTTCGGGGTGACGTATGCCCCGCCAACTGGAACGATGGCGACGAGGGCATCGAGGAGTCGCAAGACGGGATCGTCGACTACCTTTCGAAGTACGCCGCCGAGGGAGAGTGA